In Panacibacter ginsenosidivorans, the following proteins share a genomic window:
- a CDS encoding threonine aldolase family protein, with the protein MIDLRSDTVTRPTSAMLEAMMQAKVGDDVFGEDPSINELEEKSAAMFGMEAAIFCPSGTMTNQIAIKCHTQPGDEVICEKLSHIYQYEGGGIAFNAGCSVKLLDGNCGRINAAMVASAINNRTDVHKAFSSLVSLENTANRGGGACYDFNDFYKIKKVCADNDLKLHLDGARVFNAIVANKELPENYGKVFDSISVCLSKGLGTPVGSVLIGKRDLIAKARRVRKIFGGGMRQAGYLAAAGIYALDHHIERLAEDHVHAKLLGEAIAKKDFAGEMLPVETNIVIFEVKGRFTPKELAASLKEKGILSIAISPTQVRFVTHLDLTKAMIEEAIHIIEQL; encoded by the coding sequence ATGATTGATTTGCGGTCAGATACAGTTACACGCCCAACTTCTGCCATGCTTGAAGCCATGATGCAGGCAAAGGTTGGCGATGATGTTTTTGGAGAAGATCCATCCATAAATGAACTTGAAGAGAAATCTGCGGCAATGTTTGGCATGGAAGCCGCCATCTTTTGTCCAAGCGGTACAATGACCAACCAAATTGCCATTAAATGCCATACACAACCCGGCGATGAAGTAATCTGTGAGAAGCTCTCTCATATTTATCAATACGAAGGTGGTGGTATAGCCTTTAATGCCGGCTGTTCAGTAAAACTCTTAGATGGCAATTGTGGAAGAATAAATGCTGCAATGGTTGCCTCAGCCATTAATAACCGAACTGATGTACATAAAGCCTTCTCATCTCTCGTATCGCTGGAAAACACAGCAAACCGTGGTGGCGGGGCTTGTTATGATTTTAATGACTTTTACAAGATCAAAAAGGTTTGTGCGGACAACGATCTCAAACTTCACCTGGATGGTGCAAGAGTTTTTAACGCGATTGTTGCCAACAAAGAATTACCGGAAAACTACGGAAAGGTTTTCGACAGCATTTCTGTATGTTTAAGCAAAGGACTTGGAACCCCTGTTGGCAGTGTATTGATCGGCAAGAGAGATCTTATAGCCAAGGCAAGAAGAGTAAGAAAAATATTTGGCGGTGGCATGCGGCAGGCAGGTTATCTTGCAGCAGCAGGCATTTATGCATTAGACCATCATATTGAAAGGCTTGCAGAAGATCATGTGCATGCAAAACTTTTGGGCGAAGCAATTGCCAAAAAAGATTTTGCAGGAGAAATGCTACCCGTAGAAACGAACATTGTAATTTTTGAAGTGAAAGGAAGATTTACACCAAAAGAACTGGCAGCAAGCTTAAAAGAAAAAGGAATTTTATCAATAGCTATATCTCCAACACAGGTACGATTTGTTACACATCTTGATCTTACCAAGGCAATGATAGAAGAAGCTATTCATATAATTGAACAGTTGTAA
- a CDS encoding MBL fold metallo-hydrolase has translation MVAALLIIAVLFIIVYAFMQQKIFGKEPDAKTITRLSNSSNYRNGVFQNLSPTEVTRKGASYSKMMIAFLNKPKDTKPQQLIPAVKTNLHSLSDDEPAIVWFGHSSYLIKYKGVNVLVDPVFSGHASPFSFSVKAFNGADIYKPEDMPFIDMLIITHDHFDHLDYKTVLALNPKVKHIYTSLGVAAHLKHWEIDENKITEFDWWDTKKVSDNILLTAAPSRHFSGRKFGRGKTLWSSFILELNSYRIYIGGDSGYDSHFKNIGEKYGPFDLAILECGQYGKDWPYIHMMPEEVAVAAKDLKAKLLLPVHWAKFSLSLHAWNEPIERVMKAAAENNQPVTTPMIGEPVVLNKSAPENKWWQGRV, from the coding sequence ATGGTAGCAGCACTCTTAATAATAGCGGTTCTTTTTATTATCGTATATGCATTTATGCAACAAAAAATATTTGGTAAAGAGCCTGATGCAAAAACAATAACAAGATTAAGCAATTCATCAAATTACAGGAACGGCGTTTTTCAAAACCTCTCTCCTACTGAGGTTACAAGAAAAGGCGCTTCTTACTCTAAAATGATGATAGCTTTCCTGAACAAACCAAAAGATACAAAACCACAACAATTAATACCCGCTGTTAAAACCAACCTGCATAGTTTAAGTGATGACGAACCTGCAATTGTATGGTTTGGGCATTCTTCTTATTTAATAAAATATAAAGGAGTCAATGTTTTGGTTGATCCTGTTTTTAGCGGTCATGCATCTCCATTCTCGTTTTCTGTAAAAGCCTTTAACGGAGCGGATATTTATAAACCGGAAGACATGCCTTTTATAGATATGCTCATCATAACACATGATCACTTTGATCATCTTGATTATAAAACAGTGTTGGCATTAAACCCTAAAGTAAAACATATCTATACTTCATTAGGTGTTGCAGCTCATTTAAAACATTGGGAAATTGATGAAAATAAAATAACGGAATTTGACTGGTGGGATACGAAGAAAGTCAGTGATAATATTCTATTAACTGCAGCACCATCGCGCCATTTTTCGGGCAGAAAATTTGGCAGAGGGAAAACATTGTGGTCTTCATTTATACTGGAATTGAATAGCTATAGAATTTACATCGGCGGAGATTCAGGCTACGACAGCCATTTCAAAAACATTGGAGAAAAATATGGGCCGTTTGATCTCGCAATTCTTGAATGTGGTCAATATGGAAAAGACTGGCCATATATTCATATGATGCCTGAAGAGGTTGCTGTTGCTGCAAAAGATTTAAAAGCAAAGTTGTTATTGCCTGTGCACTGGGCAAAATTTTCTTTATCGCTGCATGCCTGGAACGAGCCGATAGAAAGAGTTATGAAAGCTGCTGCTGAAAATAATCAACCTGTTACCACACCTATGATTGGCGAACCGGTTGTGTTAAATAAATCTGCACCTGAAAACAAATGGTGGCAGGGCCGGGTGTAA
- a CDS encoding TrmH family RNA methyltransferase has protein sequence MTPERKNKLLKVLSKRQPGLTVVIENVQDPHNISAVMRTCDAVGIQDLYILNTKIPRHKKWGAKSSSSAAKWLTIHQYDKTAACVAELRKHYSKIYTTHLAADAVSLYEIDFTASVALIFGNEHEGVSEELRTLADGNFVIPQVGIIQSLNISVACAVSIYEAFRQKSVAHHYEAPALTTEAMNELMMQWSNKTEETE, from the coding sequence ATGACTCCTGAAAGAAAAAATAAACTATTAAAAGTATTAAGTAAAAGGCAACCCGGGCTTACTGTAGTAATAGAAAATGTGCAGGACCCACATAATATTTCTGCTGTCATGCGCACCTGCGATGCGGTTGGTATACAAGACTTATACATACTTAATACAAAAATCCCGCGTCATAAAAAATGGGGAGCCAAAAGTAGCAGCAGTGCCGCTAAATGGTTAACCATTCATCAATATGATAAAACTGCAGCATGTGTTGCTGAACTACGCAAACACTATTCAAAAATTTATACAACACATCTTGCTGCAGATGCTGTAAGTTTATACGAGATAGATTTTACAGCAAGTGTGGCACTTATTTTTGGTAACGAACACGAAGGTGTAAGTGAAGAATTACGCACACTGGCAGATGGCAATTTTGTTATACCACAGGTGGGCATTATTCAAAGCCTGAATATTTCCGTTGCATGCGCTGTAAGTATTTATGAAGCATTCCGGCAAAAAAGTGTTGCGCATCATTACGAGGCACCTGCACTTACTACAGAAGCTATGAATGAACTGATGATGCAGTGGAGTAATAAAACTGAAGAAACTGAATGA
- a CDS encoding PQQ-dependent sugar dehydrogenase — translation MKKYYTNFLFRRFRVFILCCFFSSGVVYTAKTQPQLTFTPLIQNLNLPVNVKNAGDSSGRLFIVEQTGKIKIYKNGAVQPTPFIDLTSLVAVGEYKGLWSIAFAPDYKKSRQFFVYYHDKGNNTILARYQASKTNPDSAVLSSRVELLSLKDTVTNGPHLGEMHFGKDGYLYITINDGSYLGNTTKFAQDGQSLFGKMLRLNIKATVAPYYSIPPDNPFINDSTVRDEIWLLGFRNAWRWSFDRTTLNMWIADDGGEQWDEVSVRTRKQPVGANMGWPCYEGTQPFLTKGCKDSSTYTFPIFINPPDTTGAQAIIGGYVYRGKAYRPLKGYYVCADYVQNKAWKIITNGAGGWNIFEQINIPAGITSFGEGEDAELYATSSSGIVYKVGAVNPVAGSKN, via the coding sequence ATGAAAAAATATTATACCAATTTTTTGTTCCGTCGATTCCGTGTATTTATTTTATGCTGTTTCTTTTCCAGCGGTGTTGTATATACCGCCAAAACACAGCCACAGCTTACATTTACACCGTTAATTCAAAATTTGAATTTACCGGTGAACGTAAAAAATGCGGGTGATAGCTCTGGTCGCTTGTTCATCGTAGAGCAAACCGGTAAAATAAAAATATATAAGAACGGTGCTGTACAGCCAACTCCATTTATTGATCTTACCAGCCTTGTTGCTGTTGGCGAGTATAAAGGTTTATGGAGTATTGCTTTTGCACCGGACTACAAAAAAAGCCGCCAGTTCTTTGTGTATTATCATGATAAGGGAAACAATACCATTCTTGCACGCTATCAAGCAAGTAAAACAAATCCCGATTCCGCTGTATTAAGTTCACGTGTAGAATTACTTTCGCTTAAAGATACCGTTACAAACGGGCCACACCTTGGGGAAATGCATTTTGGTAAAGATGGTTATCTATATATCACGATTAATGATGGCAGTTATCTCGGCAATACAACAAAATTTGCGCAGGATGGCCAGTCACTCTTTGGTAAAATGCTGCGCTTAAATATCAAAGCAACTGTTGCACCCTATTACAGTATTCCTCCCGATAATCCTTTTATAAATGACTCCACTGTACGTGATGAAATATGGTTATTGGGTTTCAGGAATGCATGGCGCTGGAGTTTTGACCGTACTACGCTTAACATGTGGATCGCAGATGATGGTGGCGAGCAGTGGGATGAAGTAAGTGTACGTACCCGCAAACAACCTGTGGGCGCCAATATGGGCTGGCCATGTTATGAAGGCACACAGCCATTTCTTACAAAAGGTTGCAAAGACTCTTCTACTTATACTTTCCCCATTTTTATAAATCCACCAGATACAACCGGCGCACAAGCCATCATAGGCGGTTATGTTTATCGTGGCAAAGCTTATCGCCCTTTAAAAGGATATTATGTATGTGCAGATTATGTACAAAATAAGGCCTGGAAAATAATAACCAATGGTGCAGGCGGTTGGAATATTTTTGAACAAATAAATATTCCTGCCGGCATTACCAGCTTCGGCGAAGGAGAGGATGCAGAGTTATACGCAACTTCTTCAAGCGGAATTGTTTACAAAGTAGGCGCCGTTAACCCTGTAGCAGGTTCTAAAAATTAG
- the pgi gene encoding glucose-6-phosphate isomerase, translated as MFPKVNPTTTQAWLLLKKHYQEEMQRMKMKSLFDADAERFTKFSLRFNDILFDYSKNILTAKTIQLLQLLAEECNVKEAVEAMFNGEKINETEGRSVLHTALRNMGDKPVLSDGEDVMPAVRKVLAHMKAFCASIHSGEWKGYTGKPIKYILNIGIGGSDLGPFMVTEALKPYWVQGIQTYFVSNVDGTHIAETLKKITPDETLFLIASKTFTTQETMTNAHTARAWFLEHAKDEAHIAGHFAALSTNEKEVTKFGINPQNMFEFWDWVGGRYSLWSAIGLSIALTIGYDNFEALLNGAYKVDEHFRTEKHDKNIPVLMALIGLWYTSFFKAQTEAILPYDQYMHRFAAYFQQGNMESNGKNVDRNGNDVRYQTGPVIWGEPGTNGQHAFYQLIHQGTVMIPCDFIAPAISHNAIGDHHVKLLSNFFAQTEALMTGKSEEEVREELVKAGKTKEEIKKLFPFKVFEGNRPTNSFLIKQITPESLGSLIALYEHKIFVQGVIWNIFSFDQWGVELGKQLANKILPELENEAIISSHDSSTNGLINAFKALSKG; from the coding sequence ATGTTTCCAAAAGTTAACCCCACAACTACACAGGCTTGGCTCTTATTGAAAAAGCATTACCAGGAAGAAATGCAGCGCATGAAAATGAAAAGCCTTTTCGATGCTGATGCAGAGAGGTTTACCAAATTCTCGCTTCGTTTCAATGATATTTTGTTTGACTATTCCAAGAATATCCTTACCGCCAAAACAATTCAATTGCTGCAGTTACTTGCCGAAGAATGCAATGTAAAAGAAGCAGTTGAAGCCATGTTTAATGGAGAAAAAATCAATGAAACCGAAGGCCGTTCTGTGCTGCATACTGCGCTGCGCAATATGGGCGACAAACCTGTGTTGAGCGATGGCGAAGATGTAATGCCTGCCGTGCGAAAAGTGTTGGCGCATATGAAAGCATTCTGCGCATCTATTCACAGCGGCGAATGGAAAGGTTATACCGGCAAGCCAATTAAATACATTTTAAATATCGGTATTGGTGGCAGCGATCTTGGTCCATTCATGGTTACAGAAGCATTGAAACCTTATTGGGTGCAAGGCATTCAAACTTATTTTGTAAGCAATGTTGATGGAACGCATATAGCCGAAACCTTAAAGAAAATTACACCAGATGAAACATTGTTCCTGATTGCTTCCAAAACATTTACCACGCAGGAAACAATGACCAATGCGCACACCGCACGTGCATGGTTTTTGGAACATGCAAAAGATGAAGCGCATATAGCAGGTCATTTTGCAGCTCTTAGCACCAATGAAAAAGAAGTAACAAAATTTGGCATCAACCCACAAAACATGTTTGAATTTTGGGATTGGGTTGGTGGCCGTTATTCTTTGTGGAGCGCTATTGGTTTGTCAATTGCACTAACAATTGGCTACGATAATTTCGAGGCATTGCTTAACGGAGCTTATAAGGTTGATGAACATTTTCGCACAGAAAAACATGATAAAAATATTCCGGTACTTATGGCCTTGATAGGGCTTTGGTACACAAGCTTTTTCAAAGCACAAACAGAAGCCATTCTTCCTTACGATCAATATATGCATCGGTTTGCAGCCTATTTTCAGCAGGGTAATATGGAAAGCAATGGTAAAAATGTTGACCGCAATGGCAATGATGTTCGTTACCAAACCGGCCCAGTAATATGGGGTGAACCCGGCACCAACGGTCAGCATGCGTTTTATCAACTTATACACCAGGGCACAGTTATGATTCCCTGCGATTTTATTGCACCGGCTATTAGTCACAATGCGATTGGAGATCATCATGTAAAACTGCTTAGCAATTTCTTTGCACAAACAGAAGCGCTAATGACCGGTAAGAGCGAAGAAGAAGTAAGAGAAGAATTGGTGAAAGCAGGTAAGACCAAAGAAGAAATAAAAAAATTATTTCCCTTTAAAGTTTTTGAAGGCAACCGGCCAACCAATTCATTTCTTATAAAACAAATTACACCCGAATCTTTAGGTAGCCTTATCGCTTTATATGAACATAAAATATTTGTACAAGGTGTTATCTGGAATATTTTCAGCTTTGATCAATGGGGTGTTGAACTGGGTAAGCAACTGGCCAACAAAATTTTACCTGAGCTTGAAAATGAAGCCATCATTAGTTCGCATGATTCATCAACCAATGGTTTGATCAATGCGTTTAAAGCTTTGAGCAAAGGATAA